In Primulina eburnea isolate SZY01 chromosome 3, ASM2296580v1, whole genome shotgun sequence, one DNA window encodes the following:
- the LOC140827129 gene encoding uncharacterized protein, with protein sequence MKIMQANTAVALTDGAPHQIEKPRDEWTSEDKRKANLDNMVKDILYMTLEKNIISKIKMCKSAKKIWKKMIQLCEGNEKTKENKMSVSVQKFGNIKMKAGESMNDFDEKVSIIVNELNALGRVH encoded by the coding sequence ATGAAAATCATGCAAGCCAATACAGCTGTTGCTCTGACTGATGGAGCACCACACCAGATAGAGAAGCCACGAGATGAGTGGACCTCAGAAGACAAAAGAAAAGCTAACTTGGACAATATGGTCAAGGACATTTTGTATATGACTCTAGAAAAAAACATAAttagcaagatcaaaatgtgtaaATCAGCaaaaaaaatatggaaaaaaatGATTCAgctatgtgaaggaaatgagaaaACAAAGGAAAATAAGATGTCTGTCTCTGTTCAGAAGTTTGGAAACATAaaaatgaaagctggagaatcaatgaatgattttgatgaaaaagtCAGCATCATAGTgaatgaactaaatgcacttggaagaGTGCACTAA